The genomic region CCACTGTTCCGGTGATTATCCGGGCGGCACGCATAACCCGGGGAAAAAAAACCATTGGATTCAGAGGTGCGATTGTCGATATCAGTGAATTGAAAACAGCTGAAGCGGCAGTTCGGGAATCGGAAGAAAAATTCCGTACCCTGGCCGAACAGTCACCCAATATGATTTTTATCAATCAGAATGGAAAGATCGTTTATGTGAACCAGAAATGTATCGAAACCATGGGCTATTCCCGGAAAGAATTCTATTCCCCGAAATTCAATTTCCTGAAATTAATCGCTCCCGAATCTCTGAATGTCGTGAAAATGAATTATGAAAAACACCTCAGAGATAAGGATGTTGAGCCCTATGAGTATTTGCTTGTTACAAAGGATGGTGCTAAAATAATTGGAATTCACATGACTAAATTAATCAGTTACGGCGGACAAAGATCGCTGATGGGAATTATTACCGATATTACCGAACAGCGAAAACTCGAGCAGGCCCTGACTGAGATGGAAGCCCGGCAGCAATTACAGATCGGTCACGATTTGCATGATGGCATCGGTCAATATCTTACCGGCGTGGCATTCAAATGCAAGGCTTTGGAGCAAAACATCCTGTCCGGCGCATCTGTATCGGCACAGGACATCTCCGAAATAAAAAATCTGGTCAATCAGGCCGCCGAACAGGTCAATAAGCTTTCAAAGGGTCTCTCGCCTATCGACACTCAGCAAGAAGGAATATTTACCGCCATCGAAGAACTTGCTGTAACGATTGAGAAAACCTTTTCCGTTTCCTGCAGGTTCCGGTATCAGGAGATGTTCTCAATTGACGATCCGATACGTTCGAATCATCTCTATCGTATTGCACAGGAGGCTGCCACCAATGCAGCGAAACACAGCGGCACCGATGAAATATCTATTGTTTTTGAAAACCACGGGAAAAGCATCGCTCTGATCATCAGTGATAAGGGCAAGGGAATCGATAAACATACTCAATCTTCTCAGGGAATGGGGCTTCAGATCATGAAATATCGAGCGCGGCTTATCGGCGCTTCACTCCATATTCATTCCCGAAAAAACAGAGGCACAACAATCCAATGCATCTTTCGCCGGGGAGCGAATAAGGTAACAGGATAAATAATCTATGAAACAAAATTCAGACAGCATTAAAAAGGGGAATTCAAAAATTCTTATCGTCGACGACCATCCGGTGGTCCGTCAGGGCCTGGCGCAGCTCATAAATCAGTCTCCCGGCCTGGCGGTATGTGCAGAAGCCGAAAATGCGCTGGATGCCATGGGGCACATTGAAAAATACAAGCCGGATCTTGTTGTTCTCGACCTTTCCCTGGGCAAATCATCCGGTCTCACACTGCTTACCAGCCTCAAATCCCGGTTCAGCAGACTCCACGTCCTTGTGCTGTCGGTTCATGACGAATCGATTTATGCCGAACGGGTACTTCGTCAGGGAGCCAAAGGCTATATCATGAAAAAAGCTGCATCGGAAACAGTTATTGAAGCAATTCACAAGGTCTTAAGCGGAGACATCTACCTGAGCAGCGAAATGAAAGACAAGCTGATCCACAAGATGATCGGCGCTGGCACAGTCAACGACCGCACCCCCATCGATACCCTCACCAATCGGGAAATCGAAGTGTACCAGTTTGTAGGCCAGGGGATGCCAACAAGAGAAATAGCAGATAAGCTTCACTTGAGTGTAAAAACAGTAGAAACCTACCTGGCACGAATCAAAGACAAGCTCCACATTGCCAACTCCCGCGAGTTGATTATGCATGCAATGCAGTGGGTTCAGAAGACAAACCCCTGATAAAAACAAGGTTGAGGGGTGGAGTCAGGATGCCGGTTGGGATATCAGGCTAAATTCAGCTTTTCCTGACCGTTTCCTGTTCACCAAACTTCCATCCTGCCTCCAACTTTTCCCCCTCCCCTCTCAAAGTAAGGTATTCCCCTACACAAAATACGGATCATGCCCTATTGAAGAGCTTTCTTTTTATTTGGTATACTCTTATCATTCTATACTTAATAGGCAGGGACATTGCATGAATGTATCGATTTCATCAATAAAAGGATATCAGCTCGTAAGAATTGAAGAGGATTTGAATTCGGAAACGGACATGGAATCATTGGAATCGATAATAATCGATTCCATTAACGAGGGAAGAACAAAAGTAGCTCTCTCCTTTACTCCGAGTTCGTTTCTTTATGGTAAACCCCTTCGCTATCTGATCCGGTTCAGTAAGGAAATCGAAAAATCAGGTGGGCATCTTGCAATAATCGAACCGAGTAAGAATCTGAGAGATATGCTTGAAACACTCGATTTCGCTTTGCTGACAAAGGTCTATTCAACAGAGCAGGAGCTGGGTGCGGCAAAAGATGTTGCCCACTAACGGACTATGACTTTAAAAGCAAACAGCACCCCGGATTACAACCCGGCACATTTTGCGCTTGGAGGTCATATGCATCTCCCTTCCTGTGCCTGCTCCAGGACCAATCGAGCAAATAAAGAGACGATTGCAGCGTTGCTGAAAAATTATTATCGACTTGCCGACTATATCCGTTCATCCGATAATTCTCCAGTTCTTCATCTGGGTATATCGGGTCCTCTGCTTGAGCCTTTTATCCGTGAATTTCGATCCTCTGGCCGGCAACATCGGAGAGTACGTCTCTCCGACTATTTGCATACTCACCACGGCTTTCCCCGGGCCACAGTAGCGACCGGCGCCTGGGAAAAGACAATTAATATCAGCAAAGATTTCTCATGGTGGAATGCCAGTATCATGCAGAAAAAAGCTATTTCTGCAATGAAAGCGACCGGAGATAAATATTTATGCCTCAAAAACGCAAAACTATCAAGGGATAAATTGCAGTAGATTACCGATGCCGGGAATATTCTTATTGATGTAAAAAGCAGTTGTTATCTTGGCGGGAAGCATCTATCCCTAAAAATATACACTATGAAAAACTTAATGCGGCAGAGGGGCTTATGATGGTAAATGATTAAATTTTCTGCCATAATAAAACGTACTAACCAAAGTGTTATTTGAATCACCATTAAACCATTAAGGGTAAGAAGGTTTAACTATGTTGAGAAAAGACGATTACGATCCCGATGAAATCCTCAGAGATGACTATGACTCACTTGAAGCTGAACTTGAAGACGATATGGATGAGCTCGATTTTGAAGGTAAAAGCGGCAGTCATTATTATGATATGGAAGAGGATTTAGATCAGGATCGGCATTTTGATGCCCAGGTTGGATAAATATGTGTGTTACTGCCTGCCCAATGCAGGTTACAGCGCTCTCAGCTCAATGGATTGCCAATCCTGTCCTGACAGGCGATTAAGCCGC from Chitinivibrionales bacterium harbors:
- a CDS encoding PAS domain S-box protein, which encodes MIVELPGSLCCLMPPKPLQSKIQLQQLLALIHFTERVSTSIHGKLTEKAIYKTVVSEGAVFRHPSFTIYLLCAKRKQLKLFDTTLSPDIIRKAEKTAGVSLSRFRVEIEKSEIFRNVVTGQKTIEISTREIVNELYPKPVSTIISSLFRLKHKDTILTPIYKKGAVTGIFAVTYTDYAEYLMPSVKNLALHISHAVDIAHETAERKAVERELRHSERRYRELTDFLPQPIFEADLSGKMTFANKAAFELFGYDSQDLNRGVNVNSTIILEDRERGRKNLERRFRGEEFGSNEYTALRKDGSTVPVIIRAARITRGKKTIGFRGAIVDISELKTAEAAVRESEEKFRTLAEQSPNMIFINQNGKIVYVNQKCIETMGYSRKEFYSPKFNFLKLIAPESLNVVKMNYEKHLRDKDVEPYEYLLVTKDGAKIIGIHMTKLISYGGQRSLMGIITDITEQRKLEQALTEMEARQQLQIGHDLHDGIGQYLTGVAFKCKALEQNILSGASVSAQDISEIKNLVNQAAEQVNKLSKGLSPIDTQQEGIFTAIEELAVTIEKTFSVSCRFRYQEMFSIDDPIRSNHLYRIAQEAATNAAKHSGTDEISIVFENHGKSIALIISDKGKGIDKHTQSSQGMGLQIMKYRARLIGASLHIHSRKNRGTTIQCIFRRGANKVTG
- a CDS encoding response regulator, which translates into the protein MKQNSDSIKKGNSKILIVDDHPVVRQGLAQLINQSPGLAVCAEAENALDAMGHIEKYKPDLVVLDLSLGKSSGLTLLTSLKSRFSRLHVLVLSVHDESIYAERVLRQGAKGYIMKKAASETVIEAIHKVLSGDIYLSSEMKDKLIHKMIGAGTVNDRTPIDTLTNREIEVYQFVGQGMPTREIADKLHLSVKTVETYLARIKDKLHIANSRELIMHAMQWVQKTNP